A single bacterium DNA region contains:
- a CDS encoding GNAT family N-acetyltransferase, translating into MKEVTLENITLRSASRDDAATLAELSYRTFEETFAHLNSSENMQEYFSKNCTTDVIAEELKDTFSAFLIADWNAEPVGFAKLRWSEIPRELMGRNVIEIQRLYVLKKIIGKKVGRTLIEACFEISRSRNADTVWLGVWENNIRAISFYKKCGFEVFGSQIFELGRDKQTDLLMKKIL; encoded by the coding sequence ATGAAAGAAGTGACTTTAGAAAATATTACCCTTCGCAGCGCATCACGTGATGATGCGGCTACACTTGCGGAATTGAGTTATCGGACTTTTGAAGAAACGTTTGCGCACTTGAACTCCAGCGAAAACATGCAGGAGTATTTTTCAAAGAACTGCACAACGGATGTTATAGCTGAAGAACTTAAGGACACTTTCTCTGCATTTTTGATCGCCGATTGGAATGCAGAGCCTGTCGGATTTGCAAAATTACGATGGAGTGAAATTCCACGGGAACTAATGGGGCGAAACGTTATCGAGATACAACGTCTATATGTTCTAAAAAAAATAATAGGAAAAAAAGTTGGCAGGACGTTGATTGAAGCCTGTTTTGAAATTTCACGAAGTAGAAACGCCGATACCGTCTGGCTTGGCGTGTGGGAAAATAATATTCGGGCGATTTCATTCTACAAAAAATGTGGATTTGAAGTATTCGGTTCACAAATCTTTGAACTAGGCCGTGATAAGCAAACCGACCTGTTGATGAAAAAAATATTGTGA
- a CDS encoding GNAT family N-acetyltransferase: MILYKTGNVLNLDDMIDLYRASTLGERRPVDDRVRMRDMLAHANLVITAWDGRQLVGISRSMSDFVYATYLSDLVVRLSHQKKGIGKELIRQTQLAAPQASVILLSAPKAVEYYPHVGFTKHPSAWVLRADKKIIHKKIDSQ; encoded by the coding sequence ATGATCCTATACAAAACAGGGAACGTTTTGAATCTGGACGACATGATCGATTTGTATCGTGCTTCAACGCTTGGTGAAAGGCGTCCGGTGGATGATCGGGTACGAATGAGGGATATGTTAGCTCACGCTAATTTAGTGATTACGGCATGGGACGGCCGACAACTCGTAGGGATTTCCCGGTCGATGAGCGATTTTGTTTACGCAACGTATCTTTCCGATTTGGTTGTTAGGTTGTCCCATCAGAAAAAGGGTATCGGTAAAGAACTTATTCGACAGACTCAGTTGGCCGCACCACAAGCAAGCGTGATATTATTGTCCGCGCCAAAGGCCGTTGAATATTATCCTCATGTCGGATTCACGAAACATCCCAGCGCATGGGTCTTACGCGCAGATAAAAAAATAATTCATAAAAAAATTGATTCCCAATAA
- a CDS encoding MOSC domain-containing protein, translated as MTVSELNIYPIKSCKGFSVTSAELDAYGLAGDRRMMVVDGEGAALTQRDLHQMGFIEPIITNKALTLRAPGMKDLSVPFSDFSDKQIAVDVWDDSCIALDCGNTVAEWLADYLHTTCRLVRMDQNFQRQIDKNFSRRDEHVSFADGFPLLLISESSLGDLNSKLDIPITMNRFRPSMVVKGCDAFAEDTWNTIMIGELLFEVVKPCARCVVTTIDPKTGQSGLEPLKTLATYRRTDDGKVMFGQNVIHVEKSGKLKLGDEISVIK; from the coding sequence ATGACCGTTTCTGAGTTAAATATTTACCCTATCAAATCCTGTAAAGGATTTAGTGTTACTTCGGCAGAACTGGACGCGTACGGCCTTGCCGGTGACCGGCGCATGATGGTCGTTGACGGCGAAGGGGCGGCGCTGACTCAAAGAGATTTACATCAAATGGGTTTTATCGAACCAATTATAACCAATAAAGCCTTAACGCTGCGTGCCCCGGGCATGAAGGACTTATCCGTCCCTTTCTCTGATTTTAGTGACAAACAAATTGCAGTTGATGTATGGGATGATTCTTGCATCGCTTTGGACTGCGGAAATACCGTGGCGGAATGGTTGGCTGATTATTTACATACGACATGCCGGCTTGTTCGCATGGACCAGAACTTTCAAAGACAAATCGACAAAAATTTCAGCAGGCGCGACGAACATGTTAGTTTTGCCGATGGATTTCCGTTACTGTTGATCTCCGAATCCTCGTTGGGAGATTTGAATTCCAAACTAGACATACCGATCACGATGAATCGTTTTCGCCCAAGTATGGTTGTAAAGGGATGTGACGCCTTTGCAGAAGACACTTGGAATACAATCATGATCGGTGAATTGCTTTTTGAAGTTGTAAAACCCTGCGCGCGATGTGTGGTAACAACGATTGACCCCAAAACAGGCCAAAGCGGGCTTGAGCCATTGAAAACACTTGCAACGTACCGCAGAACGGACGATGGTAAAGTGATGTTCGGACAAAACGTAATTCATGTTGAAAAGTCCGGAAAACTGAAACTTGGTGATGAGATTTCTGTGATAAAGTAA
- a CDS encoding DinB family protein: MSLDRNKRMLSEVHKACREPFFAVLQKLPQEQLYWKPAPESRSIGEILRHLIRVDMWFLARLEYEPSVRDKKDATADEIVQMLHTSYEQIDGILNACTDESELLKKVESKDSIRYNSLASVVMHMSQHYTYHLAQVVYLRRAQDRNWEAPLRGWENATDCIAQHLWMSP; this comes from the coding sequence ATGAGTTTAGATCGAAATAAAAGAATGCTAAGTGAAGTTCATAAGGCGTGTCGTGAACCTTTTTTTGCCGTGCTTCAAAAATTACCGCAGGAGCAGCTTTACTGGAAACCGGCGCCGGAATCGCGGAGCATCGGCGAAATTTTGCGTCATTTGATTCGCGTTGATATGTGGTTTTTGGCACGGCTAGAATACGAACCCTCCGTTCGCGACAAGAAAGATGCGACAGCGGATGAGATTGTTCAGATGTTACATACCAGCTACGAACAGATCGATGGAATATTGAATGCCTGTACGGATGAAAGTGAACTATTGAAAAAAGTTGAATCCAAAGACAGTATACGCTATAATTCTCTGGCTTCCGTGGTGATGCATATGAGCCAACATTATACGTATCATTTGGCGCAAGTGGTCTACTTACGGCGAGCGCAGGATCGTAATTGGGAAGCGCCGTTACGCGGTTGGGAAAACGCCACCGATTGCATTGCGCAGCATTTATGGATGAGCCCGTAA
- a CDS encoding aminotransferase class I/II-fold pyridoxal phosphate-dependent enzyme, whose amino-acid sequence MKKFNDYRKKTDAKEIKDVGYLFVDILANYLDHVQNTDNKVVNYMSPEDAFKIYDEPVPTEGMDLKKLLKEVVDPLLSHAQNLASPSYMGHQVCHPLVLSSFAKGLSSAINQGLAIQEMSPLGTMIEKRVIRWICDAVGYSDQGDGTIVSGGTEANLTGIMVARSVKAGHDIWKEGNQQPLVGFCSARSHYSIERAFGILGLGTQNLIKIRETSDFKMDVTDLKRAIADAIEQNKKPFVVIATAGCTPVGSFDDIETIALICKKHNLWLHVDGAHGGSFVFSDKLKHLLKGIQQADSIALDPHKMMFMPLNLGTILLKNQKHFDDTFKVNAPYIFHKTAANLGCLNIGERTIQCSRGFEAFKLWICLKHYGIQYFADMMNRCVDMTRYLYDQLDDSPDFETLNVPESNILCFRLIPESMRLSLPEVVDEFNFDLRNTFNRTGKAWITTTLLGGRRMLRTTIINPRTTKKHVDQMIIDLRETGGQIVN is encoded by the coding sequence ATGAAGAAGTTTAACGATTACCGAAAAAAGACCGATGCGAAGGAAATTAAGGATGTGGGATATCTATTTGTAGATATCCTTGCTAATTATTTAGACCATGTTCAGAATACCGATAACAAAGTTGTCAACTACATGTCGCCGGAAGACGCGTTCAAAATATATGACGAGCCAGTACCGACTGAAGGCATGGATTTGAAAAAATTATTGAAAGAAGTTGTCGATCCACTACTGAGCCATGCCCAAAATCTTGCCAGTCCCTCCTACATGGGCCATCAGGTGTGCCATCCTTTGGTTTTGTCTTCTTTTGCCAAAGGCTTGAGCAGCGCGATCAATCAGGGGCTGGCCATTCAGGAAATGTCCCCGCTTGGAACGATGATCGAGAAACGCGTCATCCGCTGGATCTGTGATGCCGTTGGATATTCCGATCAGGGCGACGGCACCATCGTTTCCGGAGGAACCGAAGCAAATTTAACCGGGATCATGGTTGCTCGTTCTGTCAAGGCGGGCCATGATATATGGAAAGAAGGAAACCAACAACCGCTCGTTGGATTTTGTTCTGCGCGCAGTCATTATTCCATTGAGCGGGCTTTTGGGATACTGGGTCTTGGCACTCAAAATCTGATCAAGATCAGAGAAACTTCCGACTTCAAAATGGACGTGACCGATCTCAAACGCGCTATTGCAGATGCAATTGAACAAAATAAAAAGCCATTCGTGGTTATTGCAACGGCGGGCTGCACTCCGGTTGGTTCTTTCGATGACATCGAAACTATTGCCCTTATTTGCAAAAAACACAATTTATGGCTCCACGTAGACGGCGCGCACGGAGGATCGTTTGTTTTCTCGGACAAATTAAAGCATTTACTAAAAGGGATTCAGCAGGCGGATTCCATTGCGCTGGATCCTCACAAAATGATGTTCATGCCGCTCAATCTCGGCACTATCCTCCTGAAAAACCAAAAACATTTTGACGATACGTTTAAGGTCAACGCGCCTTATATATTTCATAAGACGGCGGCAAATTTAGGCTGTCTGAATATCGGCGAGCGAACTATACAATGTTCCCGCGGATTCGAGGCATTTAAACTTTGGATTTGTCTTAAACATTACGGAATTCAGTATTTTGCCGACATGATGAATCGCTGCGTTGACATGACACGGTATTTGTATGATCAACTGGATGATTCGCCGGATTTCGAAACGCTGAATGTTCCCGAGTCCAACATTTTATGCTTCAGGCTTATTCCGGAATCAATGCGGTTATCATTACCGGAGGTGGTTGATGAATTCAATTTTGATCTCAGAAATACATTTAATCGCACCGGTAAAGCCTGGATTACCACGACGCTTCTTGGCGGGAGACGTATGTTGCGAACAACGATAATCAATCCAAGAACAACAAAAAAGCACGTCGATCAAATGATTATTGATTTGCGCGAAACGGGAGGGCAGATCGTCAATTGA
- the pdxT gene encoding pyridoxal 5'-phosphate synthase glutaminase subunit PdxT — translation MSKKIGVLALQGDFDAHQRMLNKLNIVNVAVRKADQLDDLNGLIIPGGESTALIKLLLAFNLVEPIREFYKMGKGLFGTCAGSILLAREIENSDQFRFGFIDITVARNGYGRQVDSFEDEIQVKEFGKPPIHAIFIRAPKITGCGKNVSVLAEKENSILIAKEKNVMVSTFHPELTEDTRLHNYFIDTCI, via the coding sequence ATGTCAAAAAAAATCGGAGTATTGGCATTACAGGGAGATTTTGATGCGCATCAGCGCATGTTGAATAAATTGAATATCGTGAACGTTGCTGTTCGTAAGGCGGATCAACTTGATGATCTGAACGGCTTGATCATTCCCGGCGGTGAAAGTACCGCGTTGATCAAACTATTACTTGCTTTTAATTTAGTCGAACCGATTAGAGAATTTTACAAAATGGGGAAAGGCCTTTTCGGCACCTGCGCAGGATCTATTTTGTTGGCACGAGAAATCGAAAACAGCGATCAGTTTCGTTTCGGGTTTATTGACATTACGGTGGCGCGTAACGGATACGGACGGCAAGTCGATAGTTTTGAAGACGAAATTCAAGTAAAGGAATTTGGCAAACCGCCAATACATGCCATTTTTATTCGCGCACCGAAGATAACCGGCTGCGGTAAAAACGTGAGTGTACTTGCGGAAAAAGAGAATTCCATTTTGATCGCTAAGGAAAAAAACGTAATGGTATCCACATTTCATCCTGAATTGACAGAAGATACTCGTTTACATAATTATTTTATTGATACATGCATTTAA
- a CDS encoding EamA family transporter, producing MKRSYWPTLIIFLLSFIWGSTWVAIQFGLESLPPFMFATARFVIAAVLVYIAMVVQKIPFPKDRYTWKVMIVIGIYQALDYAFVFWGEQYVNAGIGAILFATMPFFVVIFNYFMSERHEMSWIQITGITISFIGVIFIFADDFSFTDKSILGGICMILAAMSGAYMSVYAKLYANHINPVTNTFVQMLVSAVSLGILGLLFEKVQHFQLTTNAALAILYLAVFGSALAFILYMWVIKKVSVIEASIIPLTTPIAAVVLGWLMRNEEFGLNVFFGGALILIGVYMVNVLSARLAAKGGRSTVEVLPTAEP from the coding sequence TTGAAAAGAAGTTATTGGCCGACGCTGATCATATTTCTACTTTCATTTATTTGGGGTTCAACCTGGGTTGCGATCCAATTTGGCCTTGAGAGCCTGCCTCCATTCATGTTCGCCACGGCGCGATTTGTGATTGCTGCCGTTTTGGTATACATCGCAATGGTCGTCCAAAAAATTCCTTTTCCAAAGGACAGGTATACCTGGAAAGTGATGATAGTTATTGGAATATACCAGGCGCTGGATTATGCCTTTGTATTTTGGGGAGAACAATACGTAAATGCCGGAATTGGAGCCATACTTTTTGCGACGATGCCATTCTTCGTAGTGATATTTAATTATTTTATGTCAGAGCGTCATGAAATGTCTTGGATTCAGATAACCGGAATCACTATAAGTTTTATCGGTGTCATTTTCATTTTTGCAGATGATTTTTCATTTACTGATAAATCAATTCTGGGCGGAATATGCATGATTCTGGCAGCCATGAGTGGAGCTTACATGAGCGTGTATGCGAAGCTTTATGCGAATCATATAAATCCGGTGACTAATACGTTTGTGCAAATGCTGGTTTCTGCGGTAAGTCTTGGAATTTTAGGACTCCTATTTGAAAAAGTACAGCATTTTCAACTAACGACCAATGCCGCGCTCGCTATATTGTATTTGGCTGTTTTTGGATCGGCTCTGGCATTTATTCTTTACATGTGGGTGATCAAAAAAGTTTCTGTGATTGAAGCGTCAATTATACCCCTTACTACGCCGATTGCCGCCGTTGTGTTAGGCTGGCTGATGCGCAACGAGGAATTTGGCCTGAATGTGTTTTTTGGCGGCGCATTAATTTTAATTGGCGTCTATATGGTGAATGTTTTATCGGCTCGTCTGGCCGCTAAAGGCGGAAGGTCAACGGTGGAGGTTTTGCCGACCGCAGAACCCTGA
- a CDS encoding MFS transporter has protein sequence MAFFRRIIDYFVIPVEAKDAFKFDLQNGISKGFVLAGSASVAGVILKKTFSSSDFEVALLHSSVSLGLLFSIFLASHSEKPNKMDYVYYPDMIARWLFILIALVSVFLSFSIVFTLVLCAAFAFNSVNTPVVTSIYRSNYPDHSRGKIMGVVRTFFNIAFVAASYLFSLMLDMDGHNYIYVYPIIGLVGIWGAMQFRKIKIVMPADVSTSAPLHPLIQLRRVLKNDKPFAYFMWYWAIFGFAALMVDPVKTIFVTDPIYAINASYEEAILAVTVIPQAVMLLTFAFWGKQIDKYGVIKIRFILNILPTINLLLFYFATDLKLIYIASVLQGVSMSGAQLSWQLCVMEFAPKNQVGIYMGIHTMLTGLRGIIAPFVGAYLIGAAGIGNTFLVGFVLMLISTIMMIRFAKNKTRHDLQNNITREFVPKPLAG, from the coding sequence TTGGCTTTCTTTCGTCGTATAATAGATTATTTCGTAATTCCCGTTGAAGCAAAAGATGCTTTTAAGTTTGATTTGCAGAATGGTATCTCGAAAGGATTTGTTCTGGCGGGTTCCGCAAGCGTCGCGGGAGTCATTCTAAAGAAAACATTTAGTTCGTCTGATTTCGAAGTTGCGCTTCTGCACAGCTCTGTGAGCCTCGGTTTGCTTTTTAGTATTTTTCTCGCCTCCCATTCCGAAAAACCCAATAAAATGGATTACGTTTATTACCCGGACATGATCGCTCGCTGGCTTTTCATTCTGATCGCGCTTGTCTCCGTATTTTTGTCTTTCTCCATTGTATTTACGCTGGTTCTTTGCGCCGCGTTTGCTTTTAATTCCGTTAACACGCCGGTAGTGACGAGCATATACCGATCTAACTATCCGGATCATTCACGCGGAAAGATCATGGGTGTGGTACGAACGTTCTTCAATATTGCTTTCGTCGCCGCGTCGTATCTTTTCAGCCTGATGCTTGATATGGACGGACATAATTATATTTATGTTTACCCGATCATAGGGCTGGTCGGAATTTGGGGCGCGATGCAATTTCGCAAAATAAAAATAGTCATGCCTGCCGATGTTTCAACAAGCGCTCCGCTGCATCCTCTGATTCAACTCAGAAGGGTTTTGAAAAATGATAAACCTTTTGCCTATTTCATGTGGTATTGGGCAATTTTTGGTTTTGCGGCGCTGATGGTCGATCCGGTAAAAACTATTTTTGTTACCGATCCTATATACGCAATTAATGCATCATACGAAGAAGCCATCCTTGCCGTGACCGTTATTCCGCAGGCGGTGATGCTGCTGACATTCGCTTTTTGGGGAAAACAAATTGATAAATACGGTGTCATTAAAATCCGATTTATTCTCAATATATTGCCGACGATCAATCTGCTTCTTTTCTATTTTGCAACGGATTTGAAACTCATTTATATCGCAAGCGTACTACAAGGCGTCTCCATGAGCGGAGCGCAACTTAGCTGGCAATTATGCGTGATGGAGTTCGCTCCAAAAAATCAAGTGGGTATTTACATGGGAATTCACACTATGTTGACCGGTTTGCGTGGGATCATTGCGCCTTTTGTTGGCGCCTATCTGATCGGCGCGGCCGGAATCGGAAATACTTTTTTGGTGGGATTTGTTCTAATGCTTATCAGCACGATCATGATGATCCGTTTTGCAAAGAACAAAACGCGGCATGATCTTCAAAACAATATCACCCGTGAATTTGTTCCAAAACCGCTCGCAGGGTGA
- a CDS encoding PLP-dependent aminotransferase family protein: MYFHMDKNSGIPLYIQIESQIAFLIRNGTIKPLERLPATRELAEQLGVHRNTVVQAYQELEVKGITFSQVGSGTFVSKFIPKTIVTGTGIDSLASFQQQKMSFDGLYADHWLNLEDIDLLDIENTIRSCEFPKGVIGFSSVVPDKSLFPLREFQNCTYRAIQKFGVGLLEMGNTQGFQPFLDYVPRFLMKRGMHVKSDDLVVVSGIQQGLDLISRIFLNPGDTVITEELTYRGALNIFNSKGVKVIGIPLDQDGMRVDTLETILSRHRVKMIYTIPTFQNPTGAVMSLERRKQLLALASRYQIPVVEDQFANELRLEGEDIPSLHSLDDNGNVIVVGSFSKILFHGIRLGWVIAPNKEFLSKLILAKKISDWQSNYLIQGAILEFCLEGYFDKYLKRKLKILKTRRDTMHQAATDYFPEEMICNKPKGGLFSWVDMPRTTNAYELLMESKRKGVLFTPKRFFTVHSDADNGMRLGYISHEPGIILEGMKILGDLLKQSLVNVPSSQTTDRSAAPVI, encoded by the coding sequence ATGTATTTTCATATGGATAAAAATAGCGGCATCCCTCTTTACATTCAGATCGAATCGCAGATTGCGTTTTTGATACGGAATGGTACGATCAAGCCGCTTGAGCGGCTTCCTGCAACCAGGGAGTTGGCAGAACAATTAGGCGTTCATCGTAACACTGTTGTTCAAGCTTATCAGGAACTCGAAGTGAAGGGAATTACGTTTTCACAAGTCGGCAGCGGAACATTTGTGAGTAAATTTATCCCAAAAACTATCGTTACCGGAACGGGAATCGATTCACTCGCTTCGTTTCAACAGCAAAAAATGTCTTTTGACGGTTTGTACGCGGATCATTGGTTGAATCTCGAAGACATCGATCTTTTGGATATTGAAAACACGATTAGAAGTTGTGAATTTCCTAAAGGGGTTATTGGGTTTTCGTCGGTAGTTCCGGATAAATCCTTGTTTCCGCTGCGTGAATTTCAGAATTGTACTTACCGTGCAATTCAGAAATTCGGCGTCGGGCTTCTTGAAATGGGTAATACGCAGGGCTTTCAACCGTTTCTCGACTACGTGCCGCGTTTTTTAATGAAGCGCGGCATGCACGTAAAAAGTGACGATCTTGTCGTCGTAAGCGGAATTCAACAAGGGCTCGATCTCATAAGCCGGATTTTTTTGAATCCGGGCGATACGGTGATCACAGAGGAACTGACCTACCGCGGGGCCCTCAATATTTTTAATTCCAAAGGCGTTAAAGTAATTGGAATTCCGCTGGACCAGGACGGTATGCGCGTGGATACGCTGGAAACTATTCTGAGCAGGCATCGTGTTAAAATGATCTACACTATTCCGACGTTTCAGAACCCGACGGGCGCCGTCATGTCACTTGAACGCAGGAAACAATTGCTCGCGCTGGCATCGCGTTATCAAATCCCGGTCGTTGAAGATCAATTTGCAAATGAACTTCGTCTCGAAGGCGAAGATATTCCTTCTCTGCATTCGCTCGATGATAACGGTAATGTGATCGTTGTTGGGAGTTTTTCTAAAATTTTGTTTCATGGAATTCGTTTAGGTTGGGTTATAGCGCCTAACAAAGAGTTTTTGTCTAAACTTATCTTGGCAAAAAAAATAAGCGATTGGCAGAGTAATTACCTTATCCAGGGCGCCATTCTTGAATTCTGTCTCGAAGGTTACTTTGATAAGTATCTAAAAAGAAAATTGAAGATCCTAAAAACGCGACGGGATACGATGCATCAGGCCGCGACAGATTATTTTCCGGAAGAGATGATCTGCAATAAGCCAAAAGGCGGGTTATTCAGCTGGGTTGACATGCCAAGAACGACCAACGCATATGAACTCTTGATGGAATCCAAACGAAAAGGGGTCTTATTTACTCCCAAGCGATTTTTCACGGTTCATTCAGATGCGGATAATGGGATGCGGCTGGGTTACATCAGCCATGAGCCAGGTATTATTCTTGAAGGAATGAAGATATTGGGTGACCTCCTGAAACAGAGCCTGGTAAACGTTCCATCATCTCAGACTACGGATCGGTCGGCAGCGCCCGTGATATGA
- a CDS encoding PhzF family phenazine biosynthesis protein yields the protein MKIPLYQIDAFTGHLFKGNPAAVCPLDEWLNDETLLHIAAENNLSETAFFVKEGMGYRLRWFTPEVEVDLCGHATLAAAFVIFNYIDPSLNRVVFATQSGNLAVTTDGKLLAMDFPSRKPAACSPPHDLIKGLGGSPVEVLRSRDYFVVYSSEEEIKNLKPDMSLLSKLDALGVIVTAKGNNVDFVSRFFAPGAGIPEDPVTGSAHSSLIPYWAEKLVKNRLHALQVSKRGGELYCELNGDRVMISGLAVKYLEGFMEL from the coding sequence ATGAAAATCCCATTGTACCAGATTGATGCTTTTACCGGCCACTTATTCAAAGGTAATCCGGCAGCCGTGTGCCCCCTTGACGAGTGGCTGAATGATGAAACGTTATTACATATTGCGGCTGAAAATAATTTATCTGAAACCGCTTTTTTTGTTAAAGAAGGAATGGGTTATCGTCTTCGCTGGTTCACACCGGAGGTTGAAGTTGATCTCTGCGGACATGCAACGCTTGCCGCGGCGTTTGTGATTTTTAATTACATTGATCCATCGCTAAATCGTGTAGTGTTTGCAACGCAAAGCGGAAATCTTGCTGTCACAACAGATGGGAAGTTACTCGCGATGGATTTTCCGTCCCGTAAACCGGCCGCTTGTTCGCCTCCGCATGACCTGATAAAGGGACTTGGCGGTTCGCCTGTCGAAGTTCTAAGATCACGCGATTATTTTGTTGTGTATTCCTCCGAAGAAGAGATAAAGAATCTGAAACCCGACATGAGCCTGCTTTCTAAGTTAGACGCCTTGGGCGTGATTGTCACCGCCAAAGGAAACAATGTTGATTTTGTTTCGCGTTTTTTTGCGCCGGGGGCTGGTATACCCGAGGATCCGGTAACGGGTTCCGCACATTCATCGCTCATTCCCTATTGGGCAGAAAAACTCGTTAAAAATAGATTGCACGCACTGCAAGTTTCTAAACGCGGCGGCGAACTTTATTGTGAATTGAACGGCGATCGGGTCATGATCTCAGGACTTGCCGTAAAGTATTTAGAAGGATTCATGGAGCTTTAA
- the pdxS gene encoding pyridoxal 5'-phosphate synthase lyase subunit PdxS, which produces MKEKDKKTGGNGQIEDTVLKGTYKVKVGLAEMLKGGVIMDVVNAEQAKIAEDAGACAVMALERVPADIRRDGGVSRMSDPEMILKIMDTVTIPVMAKARIGHFVEAQILESLGVDFIDESEVLTPADETNHIYKHDFKIPFVCGATNLGEALRRIGEGAAMIRTKGEAGTGNVVEAVRHIRTIVGHIKKLSVMGDDELMTEAKTMGAPYELIRWVAKNAKLPVPNFSAGGIATPADAALVMQLGAEAVFVGSGIFKSGNPSKRAEAIVKAATHFRDAKILAEVSKGLGEAMVGINIDTLNANELLATRGW; this is translated from the coding sequence ATGAAGGAAAAAGATAAAAAAACAGGCGGAAACGGACAGATTGAAGATACCGTTTTGAAAGGAACTTATAAGGTTAAAGTCGGTTTAGCCGAGATGCTCAAGGGCGGCGTAATCATGGACGTTGTGAATGCAGAGCAGGCTAAGATCGCCGAAGATGCCGGCGCGTGCGCGGTGATGGCGCTCGAGCGCGTTCCCGCAGACATCCGAAGAGACGGCGGCGTATCGCGAATGAGCGATCCGGAAATGATTCTGAAGATCATGGATACGGTCACCATTCCGGTTATGGCAAAGGCGCGAATCGGGCATTTTGTTGAAGCGCAAATTCTGGAATCCCTCGGAGTGGATTTTATTGATGAAAGCGAAGTGTTGACGCCGGCCGACGAAACCAATCACATTTATAAACATGATTTCAAAATCCCATTTGTTTGCGGGGCGACCAATTTAGGCGAAGCGCTTCGCCGCATCGGCGAGGGTGCCGCGATGATTCGAACCAAAGGCGAAGCCGGCACCGGTAACGTGGTCGAAGCTGTTCGACATATTCGTACGATCGTGGGACATATTAAGAAATTATCGGTCATGGGTGATGACGAACTAATGACGGAAGCGAAAACGATGGGCGCGCCGTATGAACTCATTCGCTGGGTTGCGAAAAACGCAAAACTGCCGGTACCTAATTTCTCTGCCGGTGGAATTGCCACACCTGCCGACGCAGCGCTGGTTATGCAGTTAGGCGCGGAAGCCGTTTTCGTTGGTTCAGGTATATTCAAATCCGGTAACCCGTCCAAAAGGGCCGAAGCGATCGTCAAAGCGGCGACGCATTTCCGCGACGCTAAGATTCTTGCGGAAGTATCCAAAGGATTGGGCGAAGCAATGGTTGGCATCAATATCGATACATTAAACGCAAATGAACTTTTGGCGACCAGAGGTTGGTAG